A single Crateriforma conspicua DNA region contains:
- a CDS encoding sulfatase family protein, whose translation MNSRPRTARIGLRFGSLPCLSLTWLALLLSGFIVQCPRSFGQETNASHRRPNVLVAICDDQSYPHASAYGYTAVSTPAFDRVAATGVRFDTAITPSPGCSPMRAAFLTGRPIWQIGPAGTHASSFPTHLQVFPELLRGSGYHVGSTGKGWGPGRHDGWPDNPAGKVYNKRKQKSPSGISDKDYAANFEDFLAERGQDQPFCFWYGGHETHRGYQQGIGRQNGINVTAEQLPPFLPDAPEIRSDVADYLYEIQWFDDHLRRMMEKLEAIGELQNTLIVVTSDNGMPFPRAKANVYEYGIHMPLAISWPDRIAAGQTIDAPVSLIDVTRTIVDAASIDAGQCEAMTGTSLLGAMTGVDSAALPTAAFSGRERHSSSRFNSLSYPCRCVRDSRFLYIRNFKPERWPAGTPQKFSSASYDRNGRLIRAEPGPEHGGYHDIDNGPTLAWMIAHRDDPNVRPLFDAAVAKRPAEELYDVVTDPGCLNNLIGDDEFAAQHQRLLKRLSSHLAATGDLRQTDPSAADVWETFPRFSPLRWFATPDWAKQNPGSIPDMPWLEQRRPKAKGSEQPQ comes from the coding sequence ATGAATTCCCGCCCTCGCACCGCCCGAATCGGACTCCGCTTCGGTTCGCTCCCCTGCCTTTCACTGACCTGGCTGGCCTTGCTGCTAAGCGGTTTCATCGTTCAGTGCCCCCGCTCTTTCGGCCAAGAAACAAACGCAAGCCACCGGCGTCCCAACGTGTTGGTTGCCATCTGTGATGACCAGTCGTATCCACACGCTTCGGCCTATGGCTACACCGCCGTATCAACACCCGCGTTTGATCGTGTCGCCGCGACAGGCGTCCGTTTTGACACTGCCATCACGCCGTCACCAGGTTGCTCGCCGATGCGAGCCGCCTTTTTGACCGGTCGCCCGATTTGGCAGATCGGTCCCGCGGGCACTCACGCATCCTCCTTTCCCACGCACCTACAAGTGTTTCCCGAGCTACTACGGGGGTCCGGCTATCACGTCGGATCAACCGGAAAAGGCTGGGGACCGGGACGCCACGATGGATGGCCGGACAATCCGGCCGGAAAGGTCTACAACAAACGCAAGCAGAAATCCCCCAGCGGCATTTCAGACAAAGACTACGCCGCGAACTTCGAAGATTTCTTGGCCGAGCGAGGACAAGACCAACCGTTTTGCTTTTGGTACGGCGGCCACGAGACGCATCGTGGTTATCAGCAAGGAATCGGCCGCCAGAATGGGATCAACGTCACCGCGGAACAACTGCCGCCGTTTCTTCCCGATGCACCGGAGATCCGAAGTGATGTGGCCGACTATCTGTACGAAATCCAGTGGTTTGATGACCACTTGCGACGCATGATGGAAAAGCTGGAAGCAATCGGTGAACTGCAAAACACACTGATCGTGGTGACCAGTGACAACGGAATGCCTTTCCCACGTGCCAAAGCCAACGTGTACGAATACGGGATCCACATGCCGTTGGCGATCAGTTGGCCCGATCGTATTGCGGCCGGACAAACCATCGATGCCCCCGTGTCTTTGATTGATGTGACACGCACCATTGTCGACGCCGCGTCGATTGATGCTGGTCAGTGTGAAGCCATGACCGGCACGAGCTTGCTGGGCGCGATGACCGGCGTCGATTCGGCCGCCTTGCCAACCGCCGCCTTCAGTGGTCGCGAACGCCATTCGTCGTCACGGTTCAACAGCCTTTCGTATCCCTGTCGATGCGTTCGCGATTCGCGTTTTCTATACATCCGAAATTTCAAACCCGAACGCTGGCCCGCCGGTACGCCCCAGAAATTCAGCTCGGCGTCCTACGATCGCAATGGCCGACTGATCAGGGCGGAGCCAGGCCCTGAACACGGTGGTTACCACGACATCGATAACGGTCCGACACTGGCCTGGATGATTGCCCACCGTGACGATCCGAATGTTCGCCCATTGTTTGACGCCGCTGTCGCCAAACGCCCTGCGGAGGAACTGTACGACGTCGTCACCGATCCGGGGTGCTTGAACAACCTGATCGGCGACGATGAATTCGCAGCCCAACACCAGCGTTTGTTGAAACGGCTGTCGTCTCATCTGGCCGCAACCGGCGACTTGCGTCAAACGGATCCATCGGCTGCGGATGTTTGGGAAACCTTCCCGCGTTTTTCCCCGCTGCGATGGTTTGCGACACCGGATTGGGCAAAACAGAACCCTGGATCCATTCCCGACATGCCATGGCTTGAGCAACGTCGGCCGAAGGCAAAAGGATCCGAGCAACCGCAGTAG
- the arsM gene encoding arsenosugar biosynthesis arsenite methyltransferase ArsM, with translation MSTDTYHQTVQNVYRDAALTPASNLCCVPQRPQYLPGLVIPPIMHEMNYGCGSTVHPEDFTPNCTALYVGVGGGLEALQLAYFCRRPGGVIAVDPVAEMRQAAAKNLDLAAKENDWFDPSFVRIVDGDALNLPVDDDTIDLAAQNCLFNIFTADGDLQKALAEMHRVLTPGGRLSMSDPITPVPLPPHVKNNEQWRAECLSGCQLLDDYLNQMVDAGFGSIEVRKRTPYRMLDTVTYQLREPILLETIEVAAHKTQVPPDGACIFTGATAVYFGDQPQLDDGNGHVLQRNLPYPVCDKTAANLKALQRKDLVVTDPTWHYQGGGCC, from the coding sequence ATGTCGACTGACACTTATCACCAAACGGTTCAAAACGTTTATCGCGATGCTGCGTTGACCCCCGCGTCCAACTTGTGCTGTGTGCCACAGCGGCCGCAGTACCTGCCGGGACTCGTGATCCCGCCAATCATGCACGAGATGAACTACGGCTGTGGGTCGACGGTGCATCCCGAAGATTTCACACCGAACTGCACCGCGTTGTACGTCGGTGTCGGCGGCGGATTGGAAGCTTTGCAACTGGCCTATTTCTGTCGCCGCCCCGGCGGAGTCATTGCGGTCGATCCGGTCGCGGAAATGCGTCAAGCAGCAGCAAAAAACTTGGACTTGGCCGCGAAGGAAAACGACTGGTTCGATCCGTCTTTCGTTCGGATCGTCGACGGAGACGCTTTGAATCTGCCAGTCGACGACGACACGATCGATTTGGCCGCACAGAATTGCCTGTTCAACATTTTCACGGCGGACGGCGATCTTCAGAAAGCGCTAGCGGAAATGCACCGCGTATTGACCCCAGGCGGACGGCTGTCGATGTCCGATCCGATCACTCCCGTTCCTCTGCCACCGCACGTGAAAAACAACGAACAATGGCGAGCGGAATGTCTGTCGGGATGCCAGTTACTGGACGATTACCTGAATCAAATGGTGGATGCCGGCTTTGGTTCGATCGAAGTTCGCAAACGGACGCCGTACCGCATGCTGGACACGGTGACGTACCAGCTGAGGGAACCGATTCTGTTGGAAACGATCGAAGTCGCCGCCCACAAAACACAAGTGCCCCCGGACGGCGCCTGCATCTTTACCGGTGCAACCGCCGTGTATTTCGGCGACCAGCCACAACTGGACGACGGCAATGGGCATGTCCTGCAGCGGAATCTGCCTTACCCTGTTTGCGACAAAACGGCCGCCAATTTGAAAGCGCTGCAACGCAAGGATTTGGTTGTCACCGATCCCACATGGCATTACCAGGGCGGCGGGTGCTGCTGA
- the arsS gene encoding arsenosugar biosynthesis radical SAM (seleno)protein ArsS (Some members of this family are selenoproteins.), which translates to MPQSKSKPLANRIELPLVQSNSFDARMRGGQLNAANKIEMLQINIGLVCNLACKHCHVESSPKRTAALDNMNRQTADRVLQWLADNPGIRVVDITGGSPEMNPNFRDLVQGIRSLGITVMDRCNPTIIVHQDADGNEPYGWVPDFLAEHSVEVVASLPCYLPDNVRKQRGVHAFDDSVAGLKRLNDVGYGVDPRLQLNLVYNPVGVSLPPPQEQLQEDYRRELLSRYGIRFNQLWTITNMPIARWRDSLQRSGQLDQYMQTLIAAFNPSSVDHLMCRHMIHIDSQGRTHDCDFNFAMGIPTASLSGSYLWDHRLEDLSGRRIATDAHCFGCTAGAGSSCGGTLTSS; encoded by the coding sequence ATGCCCCAATCGAAATCAAAGCCGCTTGCCAACCGAATCGAATTGCCCTTGGTGCAATCGAACTCGTTTGATGCGCGAATGCGGGGCGGTCAGCTGAACGCAGCGAACAAGATTGAAATGCTGCAAATCAACATTGGTCTGGTTTGCAATCTGGCCTGCAAGCATTGCCACGTCGAATCGTCGCCCAAACGCACCGCTGCGTTGGACAACATGAATCGCCAAACGGCCGACCGGGTTTTGCAATGGCTGGCCGACAACCCGGGCATTCGGGTCGTCGACATCACCGGCGGCAGCCCGGAAATGAACCCCAACTTTCGCGACTTGGTTCAAGGCATTCGGTCACTGGGGATCACGGTCATGGACCGCTGTAATCCGACCATCATCGTTCACCAAGACGCCGACGGTAACGAACCCTATGGCTGGGTGCCGGACTTCTTGGCCGAACACTCGGTCGAAGTCGTCGCGTCGCTGCCCTGCTATCTTCCTGACAACGTTCGCAAACAGCGTGGCGTCCATGCGTTTGATGATTCCGTCGCGGGCCTGAAGCGATTGAATGATGTCGGCTACGGGGTCGACCCGCGTTTACAGCTCAACCTGGTTTACAACCCCGTTGGCGTTTCGCTTCCACCGCCCCAGGAACAACTGCAAGAAGATTACCGTCGCGAATTGCTGTCGCGTTACGGAATACGTTTCAACCAGTTGTGGACGATCACCAACATGCCGATCGCACGGTGGCGTGACTCGCTACAGAGATCCGGCCAACTTGATCAATACATGCAAACGCTGATCGCTGCCTTCAATCCAAGTTCCGTCGATCACTTGATGTGCCGGCACATGATCCACATCGACAGCCAGGGTCGGACGCACGATTGCGATTTCAACTTTGCCATGGGAATCCCCACGGCATCCTTGTCGGGATCGTATCTGTGGGATCACCGTTTGGAAGATTTAAGCGGTCGTCGTATCGCAACGGACGCTCATTGTTTTGGATGCACCGCGGGTGCGGGTAGCAGTTGTGGTGGGACGCTGACGTCTTCGTGA
- a CDS encoding ABC-F family ATP-binding cassette domain-containing protein, whose product MAVLIQVRDAHKRFGDQVLLEAAEVSLVDDKKVGFVGRNGAGKSTLLRVLLGEEELEQGEVIHHPSLRIGYLRQHAPFQPGESALDFLMRDSGAEEWQCGEVAGRFELKGAYLEGPVKELSGGWQTRVKLAALLLHDPNLLMLDEPTNFLDLRTQILLEHFLRDFNKAALIVSHDREFLKATCTETLELSRGKLTMFSGKIDSFLEHREERREHDRRVNATVQAKQKQLQRFIDKNRANASTASQARSKAKQLERLQTVELETDEPVVRIRAPRVQPRNGTAFRCEAMAIGYPDHTVASDIGFEIEHGQRVAIVGDNGQGKTTLLRTLVHSLDPIEGKMKWGHGVNIGTYAQHVYTSLDERQSILEHLEYNSDPEVTRQDLLAMAGTLLFRDEAINKKVKVLSGGERARVCMAALLLGSDNVLVLDEPGNHLDVETVEALCDALQQYEGTVIFTSHDRHFVRRVATRVIEVRDGRVKVYFGDYDEYLQSVEGEIDAEERERNVANTKDGKQNTGKGKSGKKTATDYRRSQQENRKVEKEIKNLEKKIARLDDEKRKLNEQLLTETDPDQAVKLHEQITDIDQQLTEAEERWLELSS is encoded by the coding sequence ATGGCCGTTCTGATCCAAGTCCGCGATGCCCATAAACGCTTCGGCGACCAGGTGCTGCTGGAGGCCGCCGAGGTGTCGCTGGTGGACGACAAAAAGGTTGGATTCGTCGGTCGAAACGGTGCCGGGAAATCAACGCTGTTGCGGGTCTTGCTGGGGGAGGAGGAACTGGAACAGGGCGAGGTCATTCATCACCCCAGTTTGCGGATCGGATACCTGCGGCAACACGCCCCGTTCCAGCCCGGCGAATCAGCATTGGACTTTCTGATGCGGGACAGCGGTGCCGAAGAATGGCAATGCGGCGAAGTCGCGGGGCGTTTCGAACTGAAAGGGGCCTACCTGGAAGGGCCGGTCAAGGAATTGTCCGGTGGTTGGCAGACGCGGGTCAAATTGGCGGCTTTGTTGCTGCATGACCCGAACCTGTTGATGCTGGACGAACCGACGAACTTTCTGGATCTGCGGACCCAGATTCTGTTGGAACACTTCTTGCGTGACTTCAACAAGGCGGCGCTGATCGTCAGCCACGACCGTGAATTCTTGAAAGCCACCTGTACCGAAACACTGGAATTGTCACGCGGAAAGCTGACAATGTTCTCGGGCAAAATTGACTCGTTCCTGGAACATCGCGAAGAACGACGCGAACACGACCGCCGGGTCAATGCGACCGTGCAAGCCAAACAGAAACAACTGCAGCGGTTCATTGACAAAAATCGAGCCAACGCGTCCACGGCGAGTCAAGCCCGCAGCAAAGCCAAGCAATTGGAACGTTTGCAAACGGTGGAATTGGAAACCGACGAACCGGTCGTGCGGATCCGTGCCCCACGAGTCCAGCCGCGTAACGGAACCGCCTTTCGCTGCGAAGCCATGGCGATCGGGTATCCCGATCACACCGTGGCGTCCGATATCGGATTTGAAATCGAACACGGCCAACGTGTGGCGATCGTGGGAGACAACGGACAAGGGAAAACAACCTTGTTGCGAACCCTGGTCCATTCGCTGGATCCGATCGAAGGCAAAATGAAATGGGGGCACGGTGTGAACATTGGCACCTATGCCCAGCACGTTTACACCAGCCTGGACGAACGCCAATCCATTCTGGAACACCTGGAATACAACAGTGATCCCGAGGTGACCCGGCAGGATTTGTTGGCCATGGCGGGGACGCTGTTGTTTCGCGACGAAGCGATCAACAAAAAGGTCAAGGTGCTGTCCGGTGGCGAACGAGCCCGCGTGTGCATGGCCGCACTGTTGCTGGGCAGCGACAACGTTTTGGTGCTGGACGAACCGGGCAACCACTTGGATGTCGAAACCGTCGAAGCCCTATGTGATGCCCTGCAACAGTACGAAGGCACCGTGATTTTCACCAGCCACGACCGGCACTTTGTCCGGCGGGTGGCCACCCGTGTCATCGAAGTCCGTGACGGGCGAGTGAAAGTCTATTTCGGCGACTATGACGAATATTTGCAGTCCGTCGAGGGCGAAATCGATGCCGAAGAACGTGAACGAAACGTCGCGAACACCAAGGACGGAAAGCAAAACACCGGCAAAGGTAAGTCAGGCAAAAAGACAGCGACCGATTACCGCCGCAGCCAACAAGAGAATCGTAAAGTCGAAAAAGAGATCAAGAACTTGGAAAAGAAGATCGCGCGACTGGACGACGAGAAAAGGAAACTGAACGAACAACTGTTGACCGAAACGGATCCTGACCAGGCGGTCAAGTTGCACGAACAAATCACGGACATAGATCAGCAATTGACCGAAGCGGAAGAACGCTGGTTAGAACTGTCGTCGTGA
- a CDS encoding 2-oxoglutarate dehydrogenase E1 component gives MNSYSLDYIDDLYVQYVRDPSSVSETWRQYFEQFLVGAGAPISTGNAGGNGAAGKAAAGGNGAGHLTGDGSMSATALQAPPGSTGNVVADQALWMARIQDRIDQLVREYRVRGHLIADLDPLGLNRQDCPELSPASHGLSDDDLKRPFDSSILENVTGPTLDVILSKLQNTYCRGIGAQFMHIDNRNIRDWLQKRMETTENRLDLSHDVQRRIYARLADASIFEEFVRRKFVGAKTFSLEGAETLIPMIDLALEKAGQHNVKEVVMGMAHRGRLNVMANILKKRAMNIFWSFDDPRPELHRGGGDVRYHLGYSSDWTTSAGDSIHISLCFNPSHLEFVNTVAQGRSRCKQDNRGDDRREEVMTILIHGDAAFAGEGVVQEMLNMSQLEGYRTGGTLHIIINNQVGFTTLPRDGRSTTYATDVAKMLQIPIFHVNGEDPEAVAQVVNLAMDFRKAFHRDVVIDLYAFRRWGHNEGDEPRFTQPRMYSEIDRRATVREKYLERLLSLGKITAEEAEEINRERTEKLETEFEASKNEPFVADTQTLAANWADYHGGPEPADPVDTTYDKERLGQLIDRLTRLPEGFSQHKKLKRPMQQRREMAEGNRRVDWATAEAAAFASLLVEGHPIRITGQDCERGTFSQRHAVLHDVKTGETYTPLSHLTDDQARLELYNSPLSEAGVLGFEYGYSLDCPGGLVAWEAQFGDFWNCAQVIVDQFIASAEDKWNRLSGLVMLLPHGFEGQGPEHCSARIERFLAMAAEDNIQVCQPTTPAQYFHLLRRQVLMKWRKPLIVLTPKSLLRHPEVTSPLKILAKSHFKKILPDRKVRLEGCQRLLLCTGKIYYDLLDARQQKELDGVPIMRLEQLYPLQVDEFFGALEGLAEGSEIVWVQDEPRNMGAWPYLKLNFGDQLLQKYKFREVTRSESASPSTGSMATHKLEQSELIEEAFAGLS, from the coding sequence ATGAATAGCTATAGCTTGGACTACATCGATGACCTGTACGTCCAATACGTTCGCGATCCGTCGAGCGTCTCTGAAACCTGGCGTCAGTATTTCGAGCAATTTTTGGTCGGTGCGGGTGCTCCCATTTCCACCGGTAACGCCGGGGGCAACGGAGCGGCCGGCAAGGCCGCGGCGGGCGGCAACGGTGCCGGCCACCTGACCGGCGACGGTTCGATGTCGGCAACCGCCCTACAGGCCCCCCCGGGATCGACGGGAAATGTGGTGGCCGACCAAGCACTTTGGATGGCCCGCATCCAAGACCGCATCGATCAACTGGTTCGGGAATATCGTGTCCGCGGGCACCTGATCGCTGATTTGGACCCGCTGGGGCTGAACCGACAGGACTGCCCCGAATTAAGCCCGGCCAGTCACGGACTTAGCGACGACGACCTGAAGCGTCCTTTCGACAGCAGCATTCTGGAAAACGTCACGGGCCCGACGCTGGACGTGATCCTTAGCAAGTTGCAGAACACGTATTGCCGGGGCATCGGCGCCCAGTTCATGCATATCGACAATCGCAACATCCGCGATTGGCTGCAAAAACGGATGGAAACGACCGAAAACCGTTTGGACCTGTCGCACGACGTCCAACGGCGGATCTATGCACGGCTGGCCGACGCGTCGATTTTCGAAGAATTCGTGCGCCGCAAGTTCGTCGGTGCCAAGACGTTTTCGCTCGAAGGCGCCGAAACGCTGATCCCGATGATCGACCTGGCTTTGGAAAAAGCGGGACAGCACAACGTCAAAGAAGTCGTCATGGGCATGGCCCACCGCGGCCGATTGAACGTGATGGCCAACATTCTGAAAAAGCGGGCCATGAACATCTTTTGGTCGTTCGACGATCCGCGGCCCGAACTTCACCGCGGCGGCGGCGACGTCCGCTACCACCTGGGCTACAGCAGCGACTGGACGACATCGGCCGGCGACTCGATCCATATCTCGCTGTGCTTCAATCCCAGTCACCTGGAATTCGTGAATACCGTCGCCCAAGGTCGTTCACGCTGCAAGCAAGACAATCGCGGCGATGATCGACGCGAAGAAGTGATGACGATCCTGATCCACGGCGACGCGGCGTTTGCCGGCGAAGGCGTGGTCCAGGAAATGTTGAACATGAGCCAACTGGAAGGCTATCGCACCGGCGGCACGCTGCACATCATCATCAACAACCAGGTCGGGTTCACCACGTTGCCACGCGACGGACGCAGCACCACCTATGCGACCGACGTCGCCAAGATGCTGCAGATCCCGATTTTTCACGTCAACGGCGAAGACCCCGAAGCGGTCGCTCAAGTCGTCAACTTGGCAATGGATTTCCGCAAGGCATTCCATCGTGACGTCGTGATTGACTTGTACGCCTTTCGCCGCTGGGGTCACAACGAGGGCGACGAACCGCGATTCACCCAACCGCGGATGTACAGCGAAATCGATCGCCGCGCCACGGTTCGCGAAAAATACCTGGAACGCCTGTTGTCGCTGGGCAAAATCACCGCCGAAGAAGCGGAAGAGATCAATCGCGAACGAACCGAAAAACTGGAAACGGAATTCGAAGCCAGCAAGAACGAACCGTTCGTTGCCGACACCCAAACTTTGGCGGCCAACTGGGCCGACTACCACGGCGGCCCCGAACCGGCCGACCCGGTCGACACCACCTATGACAAAGAACGGCTGGGACAATTGATCGACCGGTTGACCCGGTTGCCTGAGGGATTCTCTCAGCACAAAAAGCTAAAACGTCCGATGCAACAGCGTCGGGAAATGGCCGAGGGCAACCGGCGTGTTGATTGGGCCACTGCCGAAGCGGCCGCCTTTGCCAGTCTGTTGGTCGAAGGACATCCGATCCGCATCACCGGCCAAGATTGCGAACGCGGCACGTTCAGCCAACGGCACGCGGTTTTGCACGACGTAAAGACCGGCGAAACCTACACACCGCTGTCCCACCTGACCGACGACCAAGCCCGTCTGGAGCTTTACAACAGCCCGCTTAGCGAAGCGGGCGTGCTGGGCTTTGAATACGGTTATTCCCTGGACTGTCCCGGTGGCTTGGTCGCTTGGGAAGCACAATTCGGTGACTTTTGGAACTGTGCCCAAGTCATCGTTGACCAGTTCATCGCGTCGGCCGAAGACAAATGGAACCGGCTGTCCGGCCTGGTCATGTTGCTGCCGCACGGCTTTGAAGGCCAAGGCCCGGAACACTGTAGCGCCCGGATCGAACGTTTCCTTGCGATGGCGGCCGAAGACAACATCCAAGTTTGTCAGCCGACAACGCCGGCCCAGTACTTCCACCTGTTGCGTCGCCAAGTGCTGATGAAGTGGCGCAAGCCGCTGATTGTTCTGACGCCCAAAAGCCTGCTGCGACACCCGGAAGTGACCAGCCCGCTGAAAATCCTGGCCAAGTCTCACTTCAAAAAGATCCTTCCCGACCGAAAGGTTCGCTTAGAAGGCTGTCAACGTTTGCTGCTGTGCACCGGCAAGATCTATTACGACTTGCTGGATGCGCGTCAACAAAAAGAGCTCGACGGTGTTCCCATCATGCGACTGGAACAGCTTTATCCGCTGCAGGTCGACGAGTTCTTCGGCGCCTTGGAAGGATTGGCCGAGGGAAGCGAGATCGTTTGGGTCCAGGATGAACCCCGAAACATGGGCGCTTGGCCCTACCTGAAACTGAACTTCGGCGACCAACTGCTGCAGAAGTACAAGTTTCGGGAAGTCACCCGCAGCGAATCGGCCAGCCCCAGCACCGGCAGCATGGCCACCCACAAGCTGGAACAATCCGAATTGATCGAAGAAGCTTTCGCCGGATTGTCTTAA